Proteins encoded together in one Mobula birostris isolate sMobBir1 chromosome 7, sMobBir1.hap1, whole genome shotgun sequence window:
- the LOC140200398 gene encoding pantothenate kinase 3 isoform X1, with protein sequence MKIKDAKKPSFPWFGMDIGGTLVKLVYFEPIDITAEEEEEEVESLKSIRKYLVSNVAYGSTGIRDVHLELKDLTLCGRKGNLHFIRFPTHDLPTFIQMGRDKNFSTLHTVLCATGGGAYKFEEEFRTIGNLQLHKLDELDCLVNGLLHIDSLSFNGQAECYYFENASDPEKCQKMPFNLDDPYPLLVVNIGSGVSILAVYSKDHYKRVTGTSLGGGTFLGLCCLLTGCETFDEALEMASKGDSTMADKLVRDIYGGDYERFGLPGWAVASSFGNMICREKRDLVSKEDLARATLVTITNNIGSIARMCALNEKINRVVFVGNFLRVNTLSMKLLAYALDYWSRGQLKALFLEHEGYFGAVGALLGLLNST encoded by the exons CATTCCCCTGGTTTGGAATGGATATTGGTGGGACTCTGGTGAAGCTGGTTTATTTTGAGCCAATTGATATCACAGCtgaggaagaagaagaggaggtgGAGAGCCTGAAAAGTATTCGCAAGTATTTGGTGTCAAATGTCGCCTATGGGTCTACGGGCATCCGAGATGTGCACCTTGAGCTCAAAGACTTGACGCTTTGTGGCCGCAAAGGAAACCTGCACTTTATTCGATTTCCGACGCATGACCTACCTACCTTCATTCAGATGGGGAGAGACAAGAACTTTTCAACACTACACACAGTGCTTTGTGCGACTGGAGGTGGTGCTTATAAATTTGAAGAAGAATTTCGTACG ATTGGTAATCTGCAGTTACACAAACTGGATGAACTGGACTGCCTGGTTAATggccttttgcacattgactcTCTCAGCTTTAATGGCCAGGCAGAATGTTACTACTTTGAGAATGCCTCTGATCCTGAGAAATGCCAGAAGATGCCTTTCAACCTTGATGACCCCTACCCTTTGCTCGTGGTGAACATTGGTTCAGGAGTCAGCATATTAGCTGTTTACTCAAAGGACCATTATAAAAGAGTAACTGGAACCAG TTTAGGAGGTGGAACCTTCCTGGGCCTCTGCTGTTTGCTTACAGGTTGCGAGACTTTCGATGAAGCTCTTGAAATGGCCTCCAAAGGTGACAGCACAATGGCTGACAAACTAGTCCGGGATATCTATGGAGGGGACTACGAGCGATTTGGTTTGCCAGGATGGGCAGTGGCTtccag CTTTGGCAACATGATTTGCAGAGAGAAACGTGATCTAGTTAGCAAAGAAGACCTAGCAAGAGCTACCTTGGTCACCATCACAAACAACATTGGATCCATTGCACGAATGTGTGCGCTGAATGAG aaaataaacagagttgTTTTTGTTGGCAACTTCCTGCGAGTTAATACACTGTCAATGAAGCTTCTGGCCTATGCATTGGACTACTGGTCAAGGGGACAACTGAAAGCATTGTTTCTAGAGCATGAG GGTTACTTTGGAGCAGTAGGTGCACTGCTTGGACTTCTCAATTCTACTTGA
- the LOC140200398 gene encoding pantothenate kinase 3 isoform X3, producing MASKGDSTMADKLVRDIYGGDYERFGLPGWAVASSFGNMICREKRDLVSKEDLARATLVTITNNIGSIARMCALNEKINRVVFVGNFLRVNTLSMKLLAYALDYWSRGQLKALFLEHEGYFGAVGALLGLLNST from the exons ATGGCCTCCAAAGGTGACAGCACAATGGCTGACAAACTAGTCCGGGATATCTATGGAGGGGACTACGAGCGATTTGGTTTGCCAGGATGGGCAGTGGCTtccag CTTTGGCAACATGATTTGCAGAGAGAAACGTGATCTAGTTAGCAAAGAAGACCTAGCAAGAGCTACCTTGGTCACCATCACAAACAACATTGGATCCATTGCACGAATGTGTGCGCTGAATGAG aaaataaacagagttgTTTTTGTTGGCAACTTCCTGCGAGTTAATACACTGTCAATGAAGCTTCTGGCCTATGCATTGGACTACTGGTCAAGGGGACAACTGAAAGCATTGTTTCTAGAGCATGAG GGTTACTTTGGAGCAGTAGGTGCACTGCTTGGACTTCTCAATTCTACTTGA
- the LOC140200398 gene encoding pantothenate kinase 3 isoform X2, producing MDIGGTLVKLVYFEPIDITAEEEEEEVESLKSIRKYLVSNVAYGSTGIRDVHLELKDLTLCGRKGNLHFIRFPTHDLPTFIQMGRDKNFSTLHTVLCATGGGAYKFEEEFRTIGNLQLHKLDELDCLVNGLLHIDSLSFNGQAECYYFENASDPEKCQKMPFNLDDPYPLLVVNIGSGVSILAVYSKDHYKRVTGTSLGGGTFLGLCCLLTGCETFDEALEMASKGDSTMADKLVRDIYGGDYERFGLPGWAVASSFGNMICREKRDLVSKEDLARATLVTITNNIGSIARMCALNEKINRVVFVGNFLRVNTLSMKLLAYALDYWSRGQLKALFLEHEGYFGAVGALLGLLNST from the exons ATGGATATTGGTGGGACTCTGGTGAAGCTGGTTTATTTTGAGCCAATTGATATCACAGCtgaggaagaagaagaggaggtgGAGAGCCTGAAAAGTATTCGCAAGTATTTGGTGTCAAATGTCGCCTATGGGTCTACGGGCATCCGAGATGTGCACCTTGAGCTCAAAGACTTGACGCTTTGTGGCCGCAAAGGAAACCTGCACTTTATTCGATTTCCGACGCATGACCTACCTACCTTCATTCAGATGGGGAGAGACAAGAACTTTTCAACACTACACACAGTGCTTTGTGCGACTGGAGGTGGTGCTTATAAATTTGAAGAAGAATTTCGTACG ATTGGTAATCTGCAGTTACACAAACTGGATGAACTGGACTGCCTGGTTAATggccttttgcacattgactcTCTCAGCTTTAATGGCCAGGCAGAATGTTACTACTTTGAGAATGCCTCTGATCCTGAGAAATGCCAGAAGATGCCTTTCAACCTTGATGACCCCTACCCTTTGCTCGTGGTGAACATTGGTTCAGGAGTCAGCATATTAGCTGTTTACTCAAAGGACCATTATAAAAGAGTAACTGGAACCAG TTTAGGAGGTGGAACCTTCCTGGGCCTCTGCTGTTTGCTTACAGGTTGCGAGACTTTCGATGAAGCTCTTGAAATGGCCTCCAAAGGTGACAGCACAATGGCTGACAAACTAGTCCGGGATATCTATGGAGGGGACTACGAGCGATTTGGTTTGCCAGGATGGGCAGTGGCTtccag CTTTGGCAACATGATTTGCAGAGAGAAACGTGATCTAGTTAGCAAAGAAGACCTAGCAAGAGCTACCTTGGTCACCATCACAAACAACATTGGATCCATTGCACGAATGTGTGCGCTGAATGAG aaaataaacagagttgTTTTTGTTGGCAACTTCCTGCGAGTTAATACACTGTCAATGAAGCTTCTGGCCTATGCATTGGACTACTGGTCAAGGGGACAACTGAAAGCATTGTTTCTAGAGCATGAG GGTTACTTTGGAGCAGTAGGTGCACTGCTTGGACTTCTCAATTCTACTTGA